DNA sequence from the Corynebacterium freneyi genome:
GGCCCGCACCGGCGTCGAATACCTGGGAAAACACCACGAGTACGAGCACAACCGCCGGTGGGACCAGCTGCGGACCGCCGCGCTGGCCAAACTAGACTGGCGGCTGATCACGCTCAACGCCCGCGCGGTGACGACTCGATGGCGCCAGACGGCCCAAGCCCTGAAGCGGACGATGGCCGAGCGCATGGAACTCGGCCGGCGACTGGGCTGGTGATGCGCGAAGGGCGTGCCGGTGCGGTGCGGCGGGGTGGGGGCTGCAGATTTGACGAGTGTGCGCGAGAGACGCTGTGGCGCACATTCGTCGGCCGGGTGGGGGCTGCAGATTTGACGAGTGTGCGCGAGAGACCCTGTGGCGCACATTCGTCGGCGCGGGGGAGGCGTCGCGGGCGGCCGGTATCGTGGACGCATGGAATCAGGGCGAACATCCGGGCAGACGCCGTCGGAGCGGGGGGCGGAGCCGGAGCGGCAGCCGGCGTCGGAGCGGGGGGCGGCGTCGGAGGACGGCAACGCCCCGCTCCCCGCCACACTCAACGACGACGTCTCCCACACCTGCACGCCCCACGACGCCCTCGCGGCGTCAATCCTGGGTACGGGCATCGACATGGTGCACGTGCCGTCGTTCGCGGAGGACCTCGCCCGCCCCGGCTCGGTGTTCGCGTCGTCGGTGTTCACGGTGGGGGAACGCACCGCCGCGAATCGCCGGGGCCTGTCGGGCGACGCCCTGGCCCGGCACCTCGCGGGTCGCTGGGCGGTGAAGGAGGCCGTGATCAAGGCCTGGTCTCAGGCGATTTATGGCGCGCCGCCGGTGATCCCGCGCGATGAGCTCGATTGGCGCGAGATCGAAGTCGTCGCCGACGCGTGGGGCCGGGTCGCGGTGACGCTGCACGGGCGGGTGCGCGATGCGGTGGTTGATTGCTTTGCGACGCCCACCTCTTCGGTACAGGAGCGTGCCGACGGGGCCTCCGGCGTCGACTTCCACGTCAGCATCAGCCACGACGGCGATCACGCCATCGCCATTGCGATTCTGGCGAGGTGACGGCGATCGCCGCGATGCCGGTACATTGAGGACGTGGTGAAACCGGGGCACGTTTATCCGATGGCGGACATCGTCGAGGCGCTGCTGCACGCGTCGACGCCGGGCGACGAGCCCAGGGACGTTGATTCGGTGGACGCCGATTCACGGGGCGCGGTCGGCGGGGTGCGGGAGTTTTGCCTTTACGGCCCTCCGTCCGACGGAGGCCTTCGCGCGGACGGCACCTACCTCATCGACGGGTGCCCCGAGGTCGGCGACGACGACCGGGAACTCCTTCCCGAGGCGGCCACCGCTGAGGGCCTTGAATTCCTCTCCATGGGGGAGCACCTCGACGACGTCGTGCACAATCTGCGGCAGCAGGGAGCGCCCACGGATGTGGCGACGTGCGTCGAAGCGATCAACCACTATCTGGAGCACGACGATTTCCTCGTCGTCGATGGTGTCGATGGCGGCGATGGCCCATCCGGCGTGAAGGCGCTGTCCGACATCGTCGCCGACCGCGATCTCCTGCGGAAGAACCAGGTGGAATCGGTCTCGCGGGTGCTCGGGTTGTCGCTGCGCAAGCTGCTCGGGAAGGAGACGGCCGATGCGTTGCTCGCTCTCCACGGCCACCAGCTGTCGACCGCGGTGAGCATTGACGTCGCCGCCTGGAACCAGTGGAGCCGGAGCCCATTTGCGGGACGGGTGACCGATGGGGCGACTCATCGGCTGTTCGCGTGGGGTCACGACGGCGATGCGTGGGCGGTGCGCGCCGACGACCCGGCGACGCCCGTCGTGTACTTCGGCGCAGACGGGGAGGACGCCGCCGGGGAGATGGTCGATCTCGGCGTCGACGTGGCGACCTTCCTCCGCATCGCCGATGTGTGGCGGGC
Encoded proteins:
- the acpS gene encoding holo-ACP synthase AcpS codes for the protein MLGTGIDMVHVPSFAEDLARPGSVFASSVFTVGERTAANRRGLSGDALARHLAGRWAVKEAVIKAWSQAIYGAPPVIPRDELDWREIEVVADAWGRVAVTLHGRVRDAVVDCFATPTSSVQERADGASGVDFHVSISHDGDHAIAIAILAR
- a CDS encoding DUF7716 domain-containing protein, with translation MADIVEALLHASTPGDEPRDVDSVDADSRGAVGGVREFCLYGPPSDGGLRADGTYLIDGCPEVGDDDRELLPEAATAEGLEFLSMGEHLDDVVHNLRQQGAPTDVATCVEAINHYLEHDDFLVVDGVDGGDGPSGVKALSDIVADRDLLRKNQVESVSRVLGLSLRKLLGKETADALLALHGHQLSTAVSIDVAAWNQWSRSPFAGRVTDGATHRLFAWGHDGDAWAVRADDPATPVVYFGADGEDAAGEMVDLGVDVATFLRIADVWRALESKRFELGPDPAAHPILAELRKKVSPLVPAPADSWPWPYE